From Odontesthes bonariensis isolate fOdoBon6 chromosome 21, fOdoBon6.hap1, whole genome shotgun sequence, a single genomic window includes:
- the zbedx gene encoding uncharacterized protein zbedx, whose translation MDVDHHETSGETKSAINTWRYRHHFTYKADQGKNIIVQCNLCLPRVNLLSTSKTSTSNLKKHLDRTHLGCEARPDAKRGRKKEEYNGEESRHYQLKKLKAEIISKCLTQSKIDDLIFTFIVEDCQSFYVLEQPGFKKLIAGLTEGLKTMDRVTLFTKVDQSFSRMREELMAKLANVQYVCTTADIWTASNRSFFGMTCHWIDTETLERKSAALGFARLQGSITYDNIAGRIHDNHVAYNIESKVQTTVTDNGSPFISVFREFSVDSQESDDDIGIYENMIAILEGEPVQDMLLFLPSVQRCASHTLEKIVTEDFWQAISQGPMCQLHYSSMTKVYSIWSKCHHLQVGMDAAEEIGKMALVVPAVIRWNVEYCAVQKIVSLSERELTELCARLEVPRLQPEEMAFLKEYVAVFHPLAFALELFQAEQKCYLGLVIPTVLSLKNKLNEQKDAAKYFGDVINSIVMTIDVQFQHLFSSTDAKIATATTPQFRLWWMAASEREDMCSLLATKASQMDPCSVTEANTSRNLSTIESEDDFFSYGSAKANTQNQPRGVMDEIRKYVEGTGKSLECLQDFPRVKHLFLKYNTTLPSTAPVQRLFSQKGNLVTSQRNFLTDNYFERIQILRYNSNVCPLLTE comes from the exons ATGGATGTGGATCACCATGAAACCAGCGGCGAGACCAAATCAGCCATTAATACTTGGCGTTATCGCCACCATTTCACGTACAAGGCAGATCAAGGAAAAAATATCATCGTCCAATGTAATCTGTGTTTGCCGAGGGTTAATCTGCTGTCCACATCGAAAACCTCCACATCCAACCTGAAGAAGCATTTAGAC agaACACACTTGGGCTGTGAAGCCAGGCCTGATGCCAAGAGAGGAAGGAAGAAAGAAGAGTACAATGGTGAGGAGAGCAGACACTACCAGCTCAAAAAGCTTAAAGCAGAGATCATTTCGAAATGCTTGACTCAATCAAAGATCGATGATCTCATCTTTACCTTCATTGTGGAGGACTGTCAGTCATTTTACGTGCTGGAGCAGCCTGGTTTCAAGAAGCTGATTGCAGGCTTGACTGAAGGGCTAAAGACCATGGACAGGGTCACCCTGTTCACTAAGGTGGACCAGAGTTTCTCCAGGATGCGGGAAGAGCTGATGGCCAAACTCGCCAACGTCCAGTATGTGTGCACCACGGCAGACATCTGGACAGCCAGCAACCGAAGCTTCTTCGGGATGACCTGCCACTGGATCGATACTGAGACATTAGAGAGGAAGTCTGCCGCTCTGGGCTTCGCACGGCTGCAGGGCTCAATCACGTATGACAACATCGCCGGGCGAATACACGACAACCATGTGGCGTACAATATTGAAAGCAAAGTCCAGACCACAGTGACAGACAATGGTAGCCCCTTTATCAGTGTGTTCAGAGAGTTCTCAGTGGACAGCCAGGAAAGCGACGACGACATTGGGATCTACGAGAACATGATCGCCATTCTTGAGGGGGAGCCGGTGCAGGACATGCTCCTGTTTCTGCCCTCTGTGCAGCGCTGTGCGTCACACACACTGGAGAAGATTGTTACGGAGGACTTTTGGCAGGCCATATCACAGGGGCCCATGTGCCAGCTACATTACAGTTCAATGACCAAGGTGTATTCCATTTGGAGCAAATGCCACCATCTTCAGGTCGGAATGGATGCCGCAGAGGAGATAGGAAAGATGGCGCTTGTTGTGCCCGCTGTCATACGCTGGAATGTGGAGTACTGTGCAGTGCAGAAGATCGTCTCTCTCAGTGAGCGCGAGCTGACGGAGCTCTGTGCCCGCCTGGAGGTGCCCCGCCTGCAGCCGGAGGAGATGGCCTTCCTCAAAGAATACGTGGCTGTGTTCCACCCACTCGCGTTTGCGCTCGAACTGTTCCAGGCAGAGCAGAAATGTTACCTGGGTCTGGTCATCCCAACTGTTCTCAGTTTGAAGAACAAGTTAAACGAGCAGAAAGATGCCGCCAAATACTTcggtgacgtcatcaacagcATTGTAATGACCATTGATGTGCAGTTCCAGCACCTGTTCTCTAGCACAGACGCGAAGATTGCAACAGCAACAACGCCTCAGTTTCGCCTGTGGTGGATGGCGGCCTCCGAGAGGGAGGACATGTGCTCCCTGCTGGCCACCAAGGCGTCCCAGATGGATCCCTGTAGCGTAACCGAGGCCAACACCAGCCGCAACCTTTCCACCATTGAATCTGAAGATGACTTCTTCAGCTATGGGTCTGCGAAGGCCAACACACAGAACCAGCCACGGGGGGTGATGGACGAGATCCGCAAGTATGTGGAGGGAACAGGGAAGAGCCTCGAGTGCTTGCAGGATTTCCCTCGGGTGAAGCACCTCTTTCTAAAATACAACACCACGCTGCCATCCACTGCCCCCGTCCAACGTCTCTTCAGTCAGAAAGGCAACCTGGTCACCTCACAGAGAAACTTTCTGACTGACAACTACTTTGAACGCATTCAGATCTTGAGATATAACAGCAATGTGTGCCCTTTGTTAACGGAGTGA